The following nucleotide sequence is from Synergistaceae bacterium.
GCTTTATCCACACGAAACTCCACCCGCCCCGCTTTGATTTCCTTGATGGCGTTCGCAACGTCGAAAGTGACTGTTCCCGTCTTCGCGCTGGGCATGAGGCCTCGCGGTCCTAAGAGTTTGCCCAACCGCCCGACAGATTTCATCATGTCGGGCGTCGCGATCACGGCGTCGAACTCCATCCACCCGCCAGAGATCTTCTGCACAAGGTCTTCGCCGCCGACAATATCCGCCCCAGCCTCTTCCGCTTCTTTAATTTTCTCGCCAGCCGCCAGAGCCAGAACTCTTTTGATAACACCCGTACCATGAGGCAACCCCACCGTGCTCCTAACCTGTTGATCCGCGTGGCGTGGGTCTACACCTAAACGCACATGAACCTCCAAGCTCTCGTTGAACTTCGCCGTGGCAACCTCTTTGAAAAGTTCAATGGCTTCTTTGAGACCATATTGTTTATTTCGGTCAATTTTTCCTAAAGCCTCTCGATAACGCTTGCTCCGCTTCATAAAAAACAACCTCCTCGTGGTCTTGACGGACGAAACATCCTCCCACAAAATAAAAAACCTTAAAATAAAAAATC
It contains:
- the rplA gene encoding 50S ribosomal protein L1 → MKRSKRYREALGKIDRNKQYGLKEAIELFKEVATAKFNESLEVHVRLGVDPRHADQQVRSTVGLPHGTGVIKRVLALAAGEKIKEAEEAGADIVGGEDLVQKISGGWMEFDAVIATPDMMKSVGRLGKLLGPRGLMPSAKTGTVTFDVANAIKEIKAGRVEFRVDKAGIIHNFVGKKEFTVDQLFDNTKVLLQAIVKARPASVKGTYVKSIFVAPTMGPGITIDVLSATKEIAV